In a genomic window of Glycine max cultivar Williams 82 chromosome 13, Glycine_max_v4.0, whole genome shotgun sequence:
- the LOC100789909 gene encoding trifunctional UDP-glucose 4,6-dehydratase/UDP-4-keto-6-deoxy-D-glucose 3,5-epimerase/UDP-4-keto-L-rhamnose-reductase RHM1, with protein sequence MATHTPKNILITGAAGFIASHVANRLIRNYPQYKIVVLDKLDYCSNLKNLIPSKSSPNFKFVKGDIGSADLVNYLLITESIDTIMHFAAQTHVDNSFGNSFEFTKNNIYGTHVLLEACKVTGQIKRFIHVSTDEVYGETDEDAVVGNHEASQLLPTNPYSATKAGAEMLVMAYGRSYGLPVITTRGNNVYGPNQFPEKLIPKFILLAMQGKPLPIHGDGSNVRSYLYCEDVAEAFELILHKGEVGHVYNIGTKKERRVIDVAKDMCRLFKMDPETSIKFVENRPFNDQRYFLDDEKLKILGWSERTTWEEGLKKTMDWYINNPDWWGDVSGALLPHPRMLMMPGGLERHFDGSDEEKPASYVSTNTRMVVPTSKNVNSSQKPALKFLIYGRTGWIGGLLGKLCEKQGIPYEYGKGRLEDRSSLVADIQNVKPTHIFNAAGVTGRPNVDWCESHKTETIRTNVAGTLTLADVSREHGLLMINYATGCIFEYDAAHPEGSGIGFKEEDRPNFFGSFYSKTKAMVEELLKEYDNVCTLRVRMPISSDLSNPRNFITKISRYNKVVNIPNSMTILDELLPISIEMAKRNLRGIWNFTNPGAVSHNEILEMYRDYIDPSFKWANFNLEEQAKVIIAARSNNEMDASKLKNEFPELLSIKESLIKYVFEPNKKTA encoded by the exons ATGGCTACGCATACGCCAAAAAATATCCTCATTACTGGAGCTGCTGGATTCATCGCATCTCATGTTGCGAATCGGCTTATCCGGAATTATCCCCAGTACAAAATTGTTGTTCTTGACAAGCTTGATTACTGTTCAAATCTGAAGAATCTCATTCCTTCAAAATCATCTCCTAACTTCAAGTTTGTGAAGGGGGATATTGGAAGTGCTGATCTTGTCAACTACCTTCTCATCACTGAGTCCATTGACACAATAATGCACTTTGCTGCTCAAACCCATGTTGACAACTCCTTTGGCAACAGCTTTGAGTTCACCAAGAACAACATTTATGGTACTCATGTCCTATTAGAAGCCTGCAAGGTAACTGGCCAGATCAAGAGGTTCATCCATGTGAGCACTGATGAGGTCTACGGAGAGACAGATGAAGATGCTGTTGTTGGAAACCATGAGGCTTCTCAGTTACTCCCCACGAATCCATACTCTGCAACAAAAGCTGGGGCAGAAATGCTTGTCATGGCATATGGCAGGTCGTATGGGTTACCTGTGATCACGACTCGTGGGAACAATGTTTATGGGCCCAATCAGTTCCCTGAGAAGTTAATTCCAAAGTTCATTCTCCTGGCTATGCAAGGCAAGCCTCTTCCAATCCACGGGGATGGTTCTAATGTGAGGAGTTATTTGTATTGTGAAGATGTTGCAGAAGCTTTTGAACTTATCCTTCACAAGGGAGAGGTCGGGCATGTTTACAATATTGGTACTAAGAAGGAAAGGAGGGTTATTGATGTTGCCAAAGATATGTGCAGGCTTTTTAAGATGGACCCAGAGACTAGTATAAAATTTGTGGAGAACAGACCATTTAATGACCAGAGATACTTTCTTGATGATGAAAAGCTTAAGATCTTGGGTTGGTCTGAGAGGACCACTTGGGAAGAGGGCTTGAAGAAAACCATGGACTGGTATATCAACAATCCTGATTGGTGGGGTGATGTCAGTGGTGCATTGCTTCCTCATCCAAGGATGCTGATGATGCCTGGTGGATTGGAGAGACATTTTGATGGATCTGATGAAGAAAAACCTGCATCATATGTCTCAACTAATACTCGAATGGTGGTTCCAACATCCAAGAATGTTAACTCCTCTCAGAAACCTGCTCTCAAGTTCTTGATCTATGGCAGAACAGGTTGGATTGGGGGTTTGCTGGGGAAGTTGTGTGAAAAGCAAGGAATTCCCTATGAATATGGAAAAGGACGCCTGGAGGACCGATCATCACTTGTGGCTGATATTCAGAATGTGAAGCCAACACACATTTTTAATGCAGCTGGAGTAACTGGCAGACCCAATGTCGATTGGTGTGAATCTCATAAGACGGAAACCATTCGCACCAACGTTGCTGGGACTTTAACATTGGCTGATGTCAGCAGAGAGCATGGACTCTTGATGATAAATTATGCTACTGGGTGCATATTTGAGTATGATGCAGCTCATCCAGAGGGTTCTGGCATTGGCTTTAAGGAGGAAGACAGACCCAACTTCTTTGGTTCTTTCTATTCCAAAACTAAGGCTATG GTTGAGGAGCTCTTAAAAGAATATGACAATGTGTGCACCCTCAGGGTTCGCATGCCAATTTCATCTGACTTGAGCAATCCACGCAATTTCATCACCAAGATTTCTCGTTATAACAAAGTGGTCAACATTCCAAACAGCATGACCATTTTGGATGAACTTCTGCCTATTTCAATTGAGATGGCAAAGCGAAACTTGAGGGGCATCTGGAACTTCACAAATCCTGGGGCCGTGAGCCACAATGAGATTCTTGAGATGTACAGGGATTACATCGATCCAAGCTTCAAGTGGGCTAACTTCAATCTTGAAGAGCAAGCCAAGGTGATAATTGCTGCACGGAGCAACAACGAGATGGATGCATCCAAACTGAAGAACGAGTTCCCTGAGCTTCTTTCCATCAAGGAATCACTGATCAAGTATGTCTTTGAGCCAAACAAGAAAACtgcttaa
- the SWEET34 gene encoding sugar efflux transporter SWEET34: MALFAAFSICKVAKDAAGVAGNVFAFGLFVSPIPTFRRIIRNGSTEMFSGLPYIYSLLNCLICMWYGTPLISADNLLVTTVNSIGAVFQFVYIIIFLMYAEKAKKVRMIGLSLAVLGIFAIILVGSLQIDDIIMRRFFVGFLSCASLISMFASPLFIIKLVIQTKSVEFMPFYLSLSTFLMSTSFLLYGLFNDDAFIYVPNGIGTILGLIQLILYFYFEGKSRVNSREPLIVSYA; encoded by the exons ATGGCTCTCTTTGCTGCATTTTCCATTTGTAAAGTTGCCAAGGATGCAGCTGGAGTTGCAG GAAATGTCTTTGCTTTTGGGTTGTTTGTGTCTCCCAT ACCCACATTTAGGAGGATTATCAGAAATGGGTCAACAGAGATGTTCTCAGGGTTGCCATATATTTATTCCCTTCTAAACTGCTTGATCTGCATGTGGTATGGCACACCTCTGATATCTGCTGATAATTTGTTGGTTACAACTGTTAATTCAATTGGAGCTGTCTTTCAATTTGTGTACATAATCATCTTCCTGATGTATGctgagaaagcaaaaaag GTGAGAATGATTGGATTATCGCTGGCAGTTCTTGGCATATTTGCAATCATATTAGTTGGAAGCTTGCAAATAGATGACATTATAATGCGGCGGTTCTTTGTGGGATTCTTGAGCTGTGCCTCTCTCATTTCAATGTTTGCCTCTCCATTGTTTATAATT AAATTGGTCATTCAGACAAAGAGTGTTGAATTCATGCCGTTTTATCTCTCACTTTCCACCTTCCTAATGAGCACCTCTTTCTTACTTTATGGATTATTCAACGATGATGCCTTTATTTAT GTGCCAAATGGGATAGGAACCATATTGGGATTGATACAGTTGATATTATACTTCTATTTCGAGGGTAAATCTAGAGTGAACTCCAGAGAACCTTTGATAGTGTCATATGCATGA
- the LOC100789554 gene encoding alpha,alpha-trehalose-phosphate synthase [UDP-forming] 1 isoform X1, which yields MVGFQSDHKPGNKCNGNSNSFPVPDRHVRLMRGRELRKSSKASPDSNNISNVVSEYSEHNLRLREDNSNSAAPFERYLEGVAAAAAAARGAREDGRPFRQRLLVVANRLPVSAIRKGEDLWSLEISAGGLVSALLGVKEFEVRWIGWAGVNVPDEIGQKALTKALAEKRCIPVFLDEEIVHQYYNGYCNNILWPLFHYLGLPQEDRLATTRSFQSQFEAYQKANQMFAAVVNKHYEEGDVVWCHDYHLMFLPQCLKNYNRKMKVGWFLHTPFPSSEIHRTLPSRSELLHAVLAADLVGFHTYDYARHFVSACTRILGLEGTPEGVENQGKLTRVAAFPIGIDSERFIRALDLPQVKEHIKELQERFKGRKVMLGVDRLDMIKGIPQKILAFEKFLEENRDWRDKVVLLQIAVPTRTDVPEYQKLTSQVHEIVGRINGRFGELTTVPIHHLDRSLDFHALCALYAVTDVALVTSLRDGMNLVSYEFVACQDKKKGVLILSEFAGAAQSLGAGAILVNPWNITEVATAIAKALNMPSAEREKRHKHNYEHVKTHTAQEWAETFVSELNDTVVEAQIRTKQVPPRLPTETAVERYLQSNNRLLILGFNGTLTEPVEREGDRFKERELTVHPELKLPLAELCSDPKTTVVVLSGSGRAVLDENFKEYDIWLAAENGMFLNPSKGEWMTTMPEQLNMEWVDSVKHVFDYFTDRTPRSYFEEREASLVWSYRHADAEFGRLQARDMLQHLWTGPISNASVDVVQGSRSVEVRAANVTKGAAIDRILGEIVHSKFMTTPIDYVLCIGHFLTKQDEDIYAFFEPELPSIGVGLQRSKGTEGVKFPVERVSSLKNPASRNGAAKSSSQKKGQRPVSNNEKKRNNHVCRGPRRLAPEKISWNVLDLKKENYFSCAVGRTQTNARYTLGSPDEVVAFLKELANV from the exons ATGGTTGGATTCCAGAGTGACCATAAGCCCGGGAACAAGTGCAATGGTAATTCTAATAGTTTTCCGGTTCCGGATCGTCATGTACGACTTATGAGAGGAAGAGAGCTAAGAAAAAGCAGCAAGGCATCTCCTGatagtaataatattagtaATGTGGTTAGTGAATATTCTGAGCATAACCTGCGCTTAAGAGAAGATAATAGTAACTCTGCTGCTCCCTTTGAACGATACCTGGAAGGAgtggcagcagcagcagcagcagcacgGGGCGCAAGGGAAGATGGGAGACCTTTCAGACAACGGCTTTTGGTGGTGGCCAATAGGCTGCCAGTCTCAGCAATAAGGAAAGGCGAGGATTTGTGGTCTTTGGAGATAAGTGCTGGTGGCCTGGTGAGCGCTCTCTTAG GTGTGAAGGAGTTTGAGGTGAGGTGGATAGGTTGGGCTGGGGTCAATGTGCCCGATGAGATTGGACAAAAGGCACTTACAAAAGCTTTGGCCGAAAAG AGGTGCATTCCAGTATTTCTTGATGAAGAGATTGTTCATCAATATTACAATGGCTATTGCAACAACATTCTGTGGCCCCTTTTTCATTACCTTGGACTTCCACAAGAAGACCGCCTTGCTACCACCCGGAGTTTCCAATCTCAGTTTGAAGCATATCAGAAAGCAAATCAAATGTTTGCTGCTGTTGTAAACAAACACTATGAAGAGGGTGATGTTGTTTGGTGCCATGATTACCATCTTATGTTTCTTCCACAATGCTTAAAGAATTATAACCGCAAAATGAAAGTTGGCTGGTTTCTGCATACCCCGTTTCCATCTTCTGAAATTCACAGGACATTGCCATCTCGCTCAGAGCTCTTGCATGCTGTTCTTGCAGCTGATTTGGTTGG TTTTCACACCTACGACTATGCACGACATTTTGTTAGTGCATGTACACGCATTCTTGGACTTGAGGGCACACCTGAAGGGGTTGAGAATCAGGGGAAGCTGACTCGAGTTGCAGCA TTTCCAATAGGTATAGACTCAGAACGATTCATACGTGCGCTTGACCTTCCTCAAGTGAAGGAACACATCAAAGAATTACAAGAGAGATTTAAAGGAAGAAAG GTAATGTTAGGTGTTGATCGCCTTGATATGATTAAAGGAATCCCTCAAAAAATTCTAGCATTTGAAAAATTTTTGGAAGAGAATCGTGATTGGCGTGATAAAGTTGTTCTGCTTCAAATTGCTGTGCCGACAAGAACAGATGTTCCTGAGT ATCAAAAGCTTACTAGCCAGGTCCATGAAATTGTTGGTCGCATCAATGGCAGATTTGGAGAACTGACTACTGTTCCCATACATCACCTG GATCGCTCTCTTGATTTTCATGCACTATGTGCTTTGTATGCTGTTACGG ATGTAGCACTTGTCACATCTTTGAGGGATGGAATGAATCTTGTAAGTTATGAATTTGTGGCCTGCCAAGATAAAAAGAAAGGGGTTCTCATTCTCAGCGAA TTTGCTGGTGCTGCACAGTCACTTGGTGCTGGGGCTATTCTGGTCAACCCTTGGAACATCACAGAAGTTGCTACTGCAATTGCCAAGGCTCTGAATATGCCATCGGCAGAACGAGAGAAGAGACATAAGCATAACTATGAACATGTAAAAACTCACACTGCTCAGGAATGGGCAGAAACTTTTGTAAG TGAACTAAATGATACTGTTGTCGAGGCACAGATAAGGACAAAACAAGTTCCACCACGGCTCCCAACAGAGACTGCAGTTGAACGTTATTTGCAGTCAAATAATCGGTTGCTTATTTTG GGTTTCAATGGAACTTTAACTGAACCAGTTGAGAGAGAAGGTGATCGGTTTAAAGAAAGGGAACTCACTGTGCATCCAGAACTGAAACTGCCCTTGGCAGAATTATGCAGTGACCCAAAGACCACAGTTGTTGTGCTTAGTGGAAGTGGTAGAGCAGTTCTAGATGAA AACTTCAAAGAATATGACATCTGGCTGGCAGCAGAGAATGGGATGTTTTTAAACCCTTCAAAGGGAGAATGGATGACAACAATGCCAGAGCAACTGAATATGGAATGGGTTGACAGTGTGAAG CATGTTTTTGATTACTTCACGGACAGAACACCTCGATCATATTttgaagaaagggaagcttCACTTGTATGGAGTTACAGACATGCAG ATGCTGAGTTTGGAAGATTGCAAGCGAGGGACATGCTGCAGCATCTCTGGACAGGTCCAATTTCTAATGCATCTGTTGACGTTGTTCAAGGGAGCCGATCTGTTGAGGTGCGAGCTGCTAATGTTACAAAG gGAGCAGCTATTGACCGCATTCTAGGTGAGATAGTCCACAGTAAATTCATGACAACACCAATTGATTACGTTCTGTGTATAGGACATTTTCTGACAAAG CAGGATGAAGATATATACGCCTTTTTTGAGCCAGAGCTACCTTCAATAGGTGTGGGTCTTCAAAGAAGCAAGGGAACAGAAGGAGTAAAGTTTCCAGTTGAGAGGGTATCGTCATTGAAGAACCCAGCAAGTAGAAATGGAGCAGCAAAGTCGTCATCCCAAAAAAAGGGACAACGCCCTGTGTCAAataatgagaagaaaagaaacaatCATGTCTGCCGCGGGCCACGTCGGCTGGCTCCCGAAAAGATATCTTGGAATGTCCTTGACCTGAAGAAGGAGAATTACTTCTCGTGTGCCGTTGGACGAACACAGACCAATGCTCGGTATACGCTTGGATCACCAGATGAAGTTGTTGCATTTCTCAAGGAACTAGCCAATGTCTGA
- the LOC100789554 gene encoding alpha,alpha-trehalose-phosphate synthase [UDP-forming] 1 isoform X2 encodes MVGFQSDHKPGNKCNGNSNSFPVPDRHVRLMRGRELRKSSKASPDSNNISNVVSEYSEHNLRLREDNSNSAAPFERYLEGVAAAAAAARGAREDGRPFRQRLLVVANRLPVSAIRKGEDLWSLEISAGGLVSALLGVKEFEVRWIGWAGVNVPDEIGQKALTKALAEKRCIPVFLDEEIVHQYYNGYCNNILWPLFHYLGLPQEDRLATTRSFQSQFEAYQKANQMFAAVVNKHYEEGDVVWCHDYHLMFLPQCLKNYNRKMKVGWFLHTPFPSSEIHRTLPSRSELLHAVLAADLVGFHTYDYARHFVSACTRILGLEGTPEGVENQGKLTRVAAFPIGIDSERFIRALDLPQVKEHIKELQERFKGRKVMLGVDRLDMIKGIPQKILAFEKFLEENRDWRDKVVLLQIAVPTRTDVPEYQKLTSQVHEIVGRINGRFGELTTVPIHHLDRSLDFHALCALYAVTDVALVTSLRDGMNLVSYEFVACQDKKKGVLILSEFAGAAQSLGAGAILVNPWNITEVATAIAKALNMPSAEREKRHKHNYEHVKTHTAQEWAETFVSELNDTVVEAQIRTKQVPPRLPTETAVERYLQSNNRLLILGFNGTLTEPVEREGDRFKERELTVHPELKLPLAELCSDPKTTVVVLSGSGRAVLDENFKEYDIWLAAENGMFLNPSKGEWMTTMPEQLNMEWVDSVKHVFDYFTDRTPRSYFEEREASLVWSYRHADAEFGRLQARDMLQHLWTGPISNASVDVVQGSRSVEVRAANVTKGAAIDRILGEIVHSKFMTTPIDYVLCIGHFLTKDEDIYAFFEPELPSIGVGLQRSKGTEGVKFPVERVSSLKNPASRNGAAKSSSQKKGQRPVSNNEKKRNNHVCRGPRRLAPEKISWNVLDLKKENYFSCAVGRTQTNARYTLGSPDEVVAFLKELANV; translated from the exons ATGGTTGGATTCCAGAGTGACCATAAGCCCGGGAACAAGTGCAATGGTAATTCTAATAGTTTTCCGGTTCCGGATCGTCATGTACGACTTATGAGAGGAAGAGAGCTAAGAAAAAGCAGCAAGGCATCTCCTGatagtaataatattagtaATGTGGTTAGTGAATATTCTGAGCATAACCTGCGCTTAAGAGAAGATAATAGTAACTCTGCTGCTCCCTTTGAACGATACCTGGAAGGAgtggcagcagcagcagcagcagcacgGGGCGCAAGGGAAGATGGGAGACCTTTCAGACAACGGCTTTTGGTGGTGGCCAATAGGCTGCCAGTCTCAGCAATAAGGAAAGGCGAGGATTTGTGGTCTTTGGAGATAAGTGCTGGTGGCCTGGTGAGCGCTCTCTTAG GTGTGAAGGAGTTTGAGGTGAGGTGGATAGGTTGGGCTGGGGTCAATGTGCCCGATGAGATTGGACAAAAGGCACTTACAAAAGCTTTGGCCGAAAAG AGGTGCATTCCAGTATTTCTTGATGAAGAGATTGTTCATCAATATTACAATGGCTATTGCAACAACATTCTGTGGCCCCTTTTTCATTACCTTGGACTTCCACAAGAAGACCGCCTTGCTACCACCCGGAGTTTCCAATCTCAGTTTGAAGCATATCAGAAAGCAAATCAAATGTTTGCTGCTGTTGTAAACAAACACTATGAAGAGGGTGATGTTGTTTGGTGCCATGATTACCATCTTATGTTTCTTCCACAATGCTTAAAGAATTATAACCGCAAAATGAAAGTTGGCTGGTTTCTGCATACCCCGTTTCCATCTTCTGAAATTCACAGGACATTGCCATCTCGCTCAGAGCTCTTGCATGCTGTTCTTGCAGCTGATTTGGTTGG TTTTCACACCTACGACTATGCACGACATTTTGTTAGTGCATGTACACGCATTCTTGGACTTGAGGGCACACCTGAAGGGGTTGAGAATCAGGGGAAGCTGACTCGAGTTGCAGCA TTTCCAATAGGTATAGACTCAGAACGATTCATACGTGCGCTTGACCTTCCTCAAGTGAAGGAACACATCAAAGAATTACAAGAGAGATTTAAAGGAAGAAAG GTAATGTTAGGTGTTGATCGCCTTGATATGATTAAAGGAATCCCTCAAAAAATTCTAGCATTTGAAAAATTTTTGGAAGAGAATCGTGATTGGCGTGATAAAGTTGTTCTGCTTCAAATTGCTGTGCCGACAAGAACAGATGTTCCTGAGT ATCAAAAGCTTACTAGCCAGGTCCATGAAATTGTTGGTCGCATCAATGGCAGATTTGGAGAACTGACTACTGTTCCCATACATCACCTG GATCGCTCTCTTGATTTTCATGCACTATGTGCTTTGTATGCTGTTACGG ATGTAGCACTTGTCACATCTTTGAGGGATGGAATGAATCTTGTAAGTTATGAATTTGTGGCCTGCCAAGATAAAAAGAAAGGGGTTCTCATTCTCAGCGAA TTTGCTGGTGCTGCACAGTCACTTGGTGCTGGGGCTATTCTGGTCAACCCTTGGAACATCACAGAAGTTGCTACTGCAATTGCCAAGGCTCTGAATATGCCATCGGCAGAACGAGAGAAGAGACATAAGCATAACTATGAACATGTAAAAACTCACACTGCTCAGGAATGGGCAGAAACTTTTGTAAG TGAACTAAATGATACTGTTGTCGAGGCACAGATAAGGACAAAACAAGTTCCACCACGGCTCCCAACAGAGACTGCAGTTGAACGTTATTTGCAGTCAAATAATCGGTTGCTTATTTTG GGTTTCAATGGAACTTTAACTGAACCAGTTGAGAGAGAAGGTGATCGGTTTAAAGAAAGGGAACTCACTGTGCATCCAGAACTGAAACTGCCCTTGGCAGAATTATGCAGTGACCCAAAGACCACAGTTGTTGTGCTTAGTGGAAGTGGTAGAGCAGTTCTAGATGAA AACTTCAAAGAATATGACATCTGGCTGGCAGCAGAGAATGGGATGTTTTTAAACCCTTCAAAGGGAGAATGGATGACAACAATGCCAGAGCAACTGAATATGGAATGGGTTGACAGTGTGAAG CATGTTTTTGATTACTTCACGGACAGAACACCTCGATCATATTttgaagaaagggaagcttCACTTGTATGGAGTTACAGACATGCAG ATGCTGAGTTTGGAAGATTGCAAGCGAGGGACATGCTGCAGCATCTCTGGACAGGTCCAATTTCTAATGCATCTGTTGACGTTGTTCAAGGGAGCCGATCTGTTGAGGTGCGAGCTGCTAATGTTACAAAG gGAGCAGCTATTGACCGCATTCTAGGTGAGATAGTCCACAGTAAATTCATGACAACACCAATTGATTACGTTCTGTGTATAGGACATTTTCTGACAAAG GATGAAGATATATACGCCTTTTTTGAGCCAGAGCTACCTTCAATAGGTGTGGGTCTTCAAAGAAGCAAGGGAACAGAAGGAGTAAAGTTTCCAGTTGAGAGGGTATCGTCATTGAAGAACCCAGCAAGTAGAAATGGAGCAGCAAAGTCGTCATCCCAAAAAAAGGGACAACGCCCTGTGTCAAataatgagaagaaaagaaacaatCATGTCTGCCGCGGGCCACGTCGGCTGGCTCCCGAAAAGATATCTTGGAATGTCCTTGACCTGAAGAAGGAGAATTACTTCTCGTGTGCCGTTGGACGAACACAGACCAATGCTCGGTATACGCTTGGATCACCAGATGAAGTTGTTGCATTTCTCAAGGAACTAGCCAATGTCTGA